A region of the Clostridiales bacterium genome:
AATCGTGCGAGGTTATGGGATATGTAAATAAGCGTTCATCCGAACTTACAGGGCTTAAAGAGGGTACGCCCGTTGTAGGCGGAGCAGGGGATCAGGCGGCAGGAGCCATCGGAAATGGAATAGTAAAAAAAGGCATGATTTCCGCAACAGTCGGGACATCGGGGGTCGTTTTTGCATATACGGATAAAGTTACAATAGACAGAGAAGGCAGAGTGCAGACATTTTGCCATGCAATTCCAAATACTTGGCATGTGATGGGAGTTACAAATGGCGCCGGTCTCTCTTTCAGGTGGCTCAGGGATAATCTCTGTGATATTGAAAAATCGATGTCTTTGAAAATGGGCAGGGATCCTTATGAATTTATGACAGCGGAGGCGGAAAAGGTTCCGGCAGGGTGTATGGGCCTTATTTATCTTCCATATATTATGGGGGAGAGAACGCCTCACTTGAATACAAAAGCAAAGGGAGTCTTGTTCGGCCTGTCTGCCATACATACCAAGAATCACATTATAAGAGCCTTTATGGAGGGAGTATCATACAGCCTCAAGGATTGCCTGTCGGTTATTAATTCCATGGGAATAGATGCCGCGAATATAAGGCTGTCCGGCGGAGGGGCCAGAAGCGAACTCTGGAAGCAAATATTAAGCGATATATTCGCATCAAGAGTATCGACAGTGAATTCAAAGGAAGGTCCCGCTCTCGGCGTTGCCATACTTGCGGCAGTTGGGACAGGGATCTACAAAAGCATCCAGGAAGCATGCGATGCATGCATAAAGGAAGTATCGGTAAAGATGCCTATCATGGAAAATGTCAACATATATAAAGACTTTTATGGTGTGTACAAAAATTTATATGTATCTTTAAAGGAACAATACGATATAACGGATGCGATAATTAGAAAATATGGCAAATGACAAAAACAAGCGGCCCCTAATCTAAAGGGGCCGCTTGAATCAGAATAGAAGGCTATAGATCTAAATCGAGTTCAATGACCGTATCATTTTCATCAGGCAGTTTTTGGCTTCCAAGTTCAATAAAAAGATCGTCCGGGTAGTTGCCGGTATTCCACGGCTTTAATAGTTTTACTTCAGAACCGTCTGACAGCAGCCGTGCTTTTGCAACCTTACCGTTTAAGCCCTTAAAATTGATGGGCCCTATGCCTCTATCGTAAATATGCGCATAGAGTTTTTTGCCGTTTTGGGTGTAACGTCCCCATTCAGGTTTAGCATATTGGGATTTTCCGCAGCCATAAACGCTCTTGCTGTTTTGTTTCATCCATTTGCCGACTTCGGACAGTACCTTAAGAGATTCCTCGGGTATTTCGCCTTTTGAATTAGGTCCGACATTTAGAAGCATGTTGCCGCCTTTACTTACACATTCGACAATGGCCCTTATAATTTGTTTTGGAGACTTGAAATCCTTATCTTTTGAGCAGTATCCCCAGTTGTTGTTTAATGTGATGCAGGCTTCCCATGGAAGGGGCAAACCGTCTTCATTCAGTACCCCTTCAGGAGGTATTATCTGTTCGGGACATTCAAAATCTCCTGCATATATTTCGGGATTTCTTGATCTTAGATTTCCTCCAAGCCTGTTATCGATTATAATATCGCTTTGAAGCGAACGGACCATTTTAACAAGTTTTGATGCTTCCCATTTTTCACCCCTGTTATCATCATAGGAAAAATCAAACCATATGATATCTATCTTGCCATAATTTGATAATAACTCTTTGACTTGCCCGTGAAGATATTCTATATATCTTGAGAAATCATGCTTTTTATTTTTAAAATTCTCATTGCCTCTCATTGGATGATGGCTGTCTGAATATGCGGGGTAATCTTCATGATGCCAGTCCAGAAGCGAGTAATAAAGTCCTACTTTGAGGCCTTCCGCATGGAAAGCATCGACATATTCCCTGACGAGATCCCTTCCTGCAGGCGTATTTGTAGCTTTATAGTCTGTAAGCTTGCTGTCGAACAGGCAAAA
Encoded here:
- the xylB gene encoding xylulokinase; this encodes MEYLIGIDIGTSGTKTVIFNRLGETIASHTVEYELFQPEIGWAEQRPEDWWNAVCKTIKASIEKAKISPEDIKGIGLSGQMHGLVLLDRNNNVIRPALLWCDLRTAKECDEIMDGVGRSRILDITGNPVLPAFTAPKIQWVKNHEKENFNKINKVLLPKDYIKFMLTGEYCSEYSDASGTSMLDIKKREWSLEILDFLGLRINQLPSLKESCEVMGYVNKRSSELTGLKEGTPVVGGAGDQAAGAIGNGIVKKGMISATVGTSGVVFAYTDKVTIDREGRVQTFCHAIPNTWHVMGVTNGAGLSFRWLRDNLCDIEKSMSLKMGRDPYEFMTAEAEKVPAGCMGLIYLPYIMGERTPHLNTKAKGVLFGLSAIHTKNHIIRAFMEGVSYSLKDCLSVINSMGIDAANIRLSGGGARSELWKQILSDIFASRVSTVNSKEGPALGVAILAAVGTGIYKSIQEACDACIKEVSVKMPIMENVNIYKDFYGVYKNLYVSLKEQYDITDAIIRKYGK
- a CDS encoding alpha-L-fucosidase encodes the protein MGDNILTDCYLERQKRTKWFTDARFGMFIHWGLYSIPARGEWVRSKERMSIEDYEPFFKEFNPVNYNPREWARAARNAGMKYAVLTAKHHDGFCLFDSKLTDYKATNTPAGRDLVREYVDAFHAEGLKVGLYYSLLDWHHEDYPAYSDSHHPMRGNENFKNKKHDFSRYIEYLHGQVKELLSNYGKIDIIWFDFSYDDNRGEKWEASKLVKMVRSLQSDIIIDNRLGGNLRSRNPEIYAGDFECPEQIIPPEGVLNEDGLPLPWEACITLNNNWGYCSKDKDFKSPKQIIRAIVECVSKGGNMLLNVGPNSKGEIPEESLKVLSEVGKWMKQNSKSVYGCGKSQYAKPEWGRYTQNGKKLYAHIYDRGIGPINFKGLNGKVAKARLLSDGSEVKLLKPWNTGNYPDDLFIELGSQKLPDENDTVIELDLDL